A single region of the Triticum dicoccoides isolate Atlit2015 ecotype Zavitan chromosome 2B, WEW_v2.0, whole genome shotgun sequence genome encodes:
- the LOC119363353 gene encoding uncharacterized protein LOC119363353, translated as MTPPPLDADDPPSAPNSDAPPLPPQLQVSLPDDILEEILLRLSTAADLARASTSCTSFRHVVVPHSFARRYRSLHKVPVLGFLRADFYAAQSPHPSAPAANALAQAADFAFSFLPNPTCWSPRDVRDGRVLFSAVSVSEGRGDFIDATSNTFVDLVVCDPLSRRYIRIPPVPEDLADSVQHCGMLDFEPFFAPASDDVRQGESSFKVICKVLCENKVAVFVFSSHTGKWVSIQHHGLGALSNEVVDALYARCGLHRRHYAHGCFCWVLEWMDKLLMLDTREMKFTIIDLPPNSHGGRLAIVEAGEGMIGLLNIGMRTLDFYCKVWRNKSEGTKEWQHSTINHPLPNYHWCIIGADEEYLLLRGISLDWPWFGSSSQQRPDIEYFALELKTFQLERMYVSKNKMMHAHLYRGFPPLLSPPSI; from the coding sequence ATGACCCCGCCACCCCTCGACGCCGACGACCCTCCGTCCGCCCCGAACTCCGACGCCCCTCCGTTGCCTCCACAGCTCCAGGTTTCCCTCCCAGACGATATCCTGGaggagatcctcctccgcctctCCACCGCGGCCGACCTCGCCCGCGCCTCCACCTCTTGCACCTCATTTCGCCACGTCGTCGTTCCCCACTCCTTCGCGCGCCGCTACCGCTCCCTCCACAAGGTCCCCGTGCTCGGCTTCCTCCGTGCTGACTTCTACGCCGCCCAGTCTCCGCACCCCTCCGCCCCGGCCGCCAACGCCCTCGCGCAGGCTGCCGATTTCGCCTTCAGCTTCCTCCCCAACCCCACCTGCTGGAGCCCCCGTGACGTCCGCGACGGCCGCGTTCTCTTCTCCGCCGTCTCAGTCTCCGAAGGTCGTGGCGACTTCATAGACGCCACCTCCAACACCTTTGTGGATCTCGTGGTCTGTGATCCCCTGTCCCGGCGCTACATCCGGATCCCACCCGTCCCGGAAGACCTAGCGGACTCCGTGCAGCACTGCGGCATGTTAGATTTCGAGCCCTTTTTTGCTCCGGCCAGTGACGACGTGCGGCAGGGTGAATCGTCGTTCAAAGTGATCTGCAAGGTGTTGTGCGAAAACAAGGTTGCTGTCTTCGTCTTCTCTTCACACACCGGTAAATGGGTTAGTATTCAACACCATGGTTTGGGCGCTTTgtccaatgaagttgtggatgcatTGTATGCACGCTGTGGACTGCATCGGCGCCATTATGCACACGGTTGTTTCTGTTGGGTGTTAGAATGGATGGACAAACTGCTCATGCTTGACACGCGTGAGATGAAATTCACCATTATAGATCTCCCGCCCAACAGTCATGGGGGAAGGCTCGCCATTGTGGAAGCAGGAGAAGGTATGATTGGGTTGTTAAATATTGGTATGCGCACGTTAGACTTCTACTGTAAGGTTTGGCGAAACAAAAGTGAAGGCACCAAAGAGTGGCAGCACAGCACGATAAACCATCCGTTGCCCAATTATCACTGGTGCATCATTGGTGCGGATGAGGAGTACTTACTCCTAAGAGGGATTTCACTAGATTGGCCCTGGTTTGGAAGCTCTTCACAGCAGAGACCGGATATAGAGTATTTTGCATTGGAACTCAAGACATTCCAGCTTGAGAGGATGTATGTGTCAaagaacaaaatgatgcatgctcacCTGTATCGAGGCTTCCCACCATTATTGTCTCCACCAAGCATATGA